A window from Musa acuminata AAA Group cultivar baxijiao chromosome BXJ3-10, Cavendish_Baxijiao_AAA, whole genome shotgun sequence encodes these proteins:
- the LOC135651004 gene encoding FT-interacting protein 3-like: MKLAVEVVRAHRLKSTGRHGTTNPFVEVEFDGQRRRTATKLNDLNPSWNETLVFDVSDPLDLPDRTVDVSVFHERLSSSVDHRRRRRSFLGRICLLGSSVASSRLDATLQLCPLDKRSLFFNVRGEITLRLYAVPDAYEAQAADGHRPLSSASAPTIVLESIPSSSTILESIPSTISAAETLPLKSTISVGEMMPPKKKSHRSFTKEKERREFRSVGTPSATGKSQVSQTTEFFSNHERSHHRSPQSYYRANHDLTGPAVAASVQQAPPPKIEYAPPPKIEYGIVETQPPLAALMGYRLARNSDKIKSTYDLVEQMEFLFVRIVRARNLPAMDIVGSLDPYVVVKLGNFTNKTNHRERNRDPEWENAFAFSKGHIQAQRLEVVVKDKNFIKDDIVGDVAIELPEVPLRAPPDGPVAPQWYRLRKGNNRDDDAYRGEIMMAVWMGTQADEVYPDALHSDAHLLPLASIPHTRSKVYFSPRMSYLRVNVISAQDLKPSRPDPAIYIKVQLGAQLRWTLVSSDRSPNPTWKNEELMLVACEPFDEPLVLMVQDRLLPNKDETMAKLEIRKGAIRTRADHHKPFAPQWFNLDNPNGSSGSGNGSGYGKLQLRVYYDNNYHVIDESAHFCSDFQPSAKPLRKPNIGLLELGILNARDLAPLRSNNGGGRRVDAYCVAKYGPKWVRTRTILGTAEPRWNEQYSWDVHDPCTVLTVAVFNNGHVDGNNDAAKDDPLGKIRIRLSTLEIDRVYTHFYPLLAVHPSGLKKTGELHLALRFTCTSWLNMLFLYVKPLYPKMHYMQPIPFKQMQYLRYQAKQTVAAKVARAEPPLGRDVVAYILDDASNTFSLRKGKTNWHRIRMLFSDVQAYLKWFDAVRSWTRPAVTTLVLLLFCVIAWTPSLILPSIFLHLFIVCAWNSRRRPRHPPHVDTNLSFAESAVPDELDEELDSYPSTRTNEMVMSRYDRLRVVASRVQSVVADLANHAERIQALLSWRDPRATAIFVVFAIRMAAVFYFLPFPLVVMLLGLYFMRHPKFRSKTPSAAYNFFRRLPSNADTFL, translated from the coding sequence ATGAAGTTGGCGGTGGAGGTCGTTCGAGCCCACCGCCTGAAGTCCACAGGCAGGCATGGCACGACGAACCCCTTCGTCGAAGTGGAGTTCGATGGACAGAGACGCCGCACCGCGACCAAACTCAACGACCTCAACCCCTCGTGGAACGAGACCCTCGTCTTCGACGTCTCCGACCCTCTTGATCTCCCCGACCGTACCGTCGACGTCTCCGTCTTCCACGAGCGCTTATCCTCTTCCGTGGACCACCGCCGTCGCCGTCGCAGCTTCCTCGGCCGCATTTGCCTCCTTGGATCCTCCGTGGCGTCCTCGCGCCTCGACGCCACCCTCCAGCTCTGCCCCCTCGACAAACGCAGCCTCTTCTTCAACGTCCGTGGCGAAATAACCCTCCGCCTCTACGCCGTCCCTGACGCCTACGAAGCCCAAGCTGCCGACGGCCACCGTCCCCTCTCCTCCGCCTCTGCACCTACTATTGTTCTGGAATCCATTCCATCATCATCCACTATCCTCGAGTCCATTCCTTCCACCATATCCGCCGCCGAAACGCTGCCGCTCAAGTCCACCATATCCGTCGGCGAGATGATGCCCCCTAAGAAGAAGAGCCATCGTTCGTTTACCAAGGAAAAGGAGCGGAGAGAGTTCCGCTCTGTCGGGACCCCATCCGCGACAGGAAAGAGTCAAGTTAGCCAGACAACAGAGTTCTTCTCGAACCACGAAAGGAGCCACCATCGCTCGCCGCAGTCTTATTACCGGGCGAACCATGACCTGACGGGGCCAGCGGTGGCTGCATCAGTGCAGCAAGCTCCTCCGCCCAAAATTGAGTACGCTCCTCCGCCGAAAATTGAGTACGGGATCGTCGAGACCCAGCCGCCACTCGCGGCCCTCATGGGCTACCGGCTCGCCAGAAACAGCGACAAGATCAAAAGCACCTACGACCTCGTGGAGCAGATGGAGTTCCTCTTCGTCCGCATCGTCAGGGCCCGCAACCTCCCTGCCATGGACATCGTCGGCAGCCTCGATCCTTACGTCGTGGTGAAGCTTGGCAACTTCACCAACAAGACCAATCACCGGGAGCGAAACCGGGACCCGGAGTGGGAAAACGCCTTCGCCTTCTCCAAGGGCCACATCCAGGCGCAGCGCCTGGAGGTGGTGGTGAAAGACAAGAACTTCATCAAAGACGACATCGTGGGCGACGTCGCCATCGAGCTCCCCGAGGTCCCCTTGCGCGCTCCGCCGGATGGCCCCGTCGCCCCTCAGTGGTACAGGCTGCGGAAGGGGAACAACCGCGACGATGACGCCTACCGGGGGGAGATCATGATGGCCGTGTGGATGGGCACGCAGGCGGACGAGGTGTACCCGGACGCGTTGCACTCCGACGCTCACCTTCTTCCCCTGGCGAGCATCCCCCACACCCGCTCCAAGGTCTACTTCAGCCCCCGCATGAGCTACCTCCGGGTCAACGTCATCTCGGCCCAGGACCTTAAGCCGTCCCGCCCCGACCCGGCGATCTACATCAAGGTCCAGCTCGGTGCCCAGCTGCGGTGGACTCTCGTCTCCTCGGACCGCTCCCCGAACCCGACATGGAAGAACGAGGAGCTCATGCTCGTTGCCTGCGAGCCTTTCGACGAGCCGCTCGTGCTCATGGTCCAGGACCGTCTCCTGCCGAACAAGGACGAGACCATGGCCAAGCTGGAGATCCGCAAGGGAGCCATCCGCACCCGCGCCGACCACCACAAGCCCTTTGCCCCTCAGTGGTTCAACCTCGACAACCCAAAtggaagcagcggcagcggcaacggCAGCGGCTATGGCAAGCTCCAGCTTCGGGTCTACTACGACAACAACTACCATGTGATCGACGAGTCCGCGCACTTCTGCAGCGACTTCCAGCCCTCCGCCAAGCCGCTCCGGAAGCCCAACATCGGATTACTCGAGCTCGGGATACTGAACGCCCGGGATCTTGCACCACTGAGGAGCAACAACGGCGGGGGCAGGAGAGTCGACGCGTACTGTGTTGCGAAGTACGGCCCCAAGTGGGTGCGCACACGGACGATCCTCGGCACGGCGGAACCCCGGTGGAACGAGCAGTACTCATGGGACGTCCACGACCCCTGCACGGTCCTCACCGTCGCCGTCTTCAACAACGGCCACGTCGACGGCAACAACGACGCCGCCAAAGACGATCCCCTCGGAAAGATCCGAATCCGGCTCTCGACGCTGGAGATTGACCGTGTCTACACTCACTTCTATCCTTTGCTAGCGGTGCATCCTTCCGGGTTGAAGAAGACCGGCGAGCTGCATCTGGCCCTCCGATTTACATGCACGTCGTGGCTGAACATGTTGTTCTTGTACGTCAAGCCTCTGTATCCCAAGATGCACTACATGCAGCCCATCCCGTTCAAGCAGATGCAGTACCTCCGCTACCAGGCGAAGCAGACAGTGGCAGCGAAGGTGGCCCGGGCTGAGCCTCCGCTGGGGCGGGATGTGGTCGCATACATTCTCGACGATGCTTCCAACACGTTCAGCCTGAGGAAGGGCAAGACCAATTGGCATCGGATCAGGATGCTGTTCTCCGACGTCCAGGCCTACCTGAAATGGTTCGACGCTGTCCGGAGTTGGACCAGGCCGGCGGTGACCACTCTCGTCCTCCTGCTCTTCTGCGTCATTGCCTGGACGCCGTCCCTGATCCTTCCCTCCATATTCCTCCACCTGTTCATCGTGTGCGCCTGGAATTCCCGGCGTCGCCCGCGCCACCCGCCGCACGTGGACACGAATCTGTCATTCGCCGAGTCGGCCGTCCCAGACGAGCTCGACGAGGAGCTAGATAGTTACCCGTCGACGAGGACGAACGAGATGGTCATGAGCAGGTACGACCGGCTGAGGGTGGTCGCCAGTAGGGTGCAGTCGGTGGTGGCAGATCTGGCCAACCACGCGGAGAGGATACAGGCCTTGCTGAGCTGGAGGGATCCCCGGGCGACGGCCATCTTCGTAGTATTTGCCATCAGAATGGCTGCAGTCTTCTATTTCCTGCCGTTCCCGTTGGTGGTGATGCTCCTGGGGCTGTACTTCATGCGCCACCCCAAGTTCCGGAGCAAGACGCCCTCGGCGGCCTATAACTTCTTCCGGAGGCTGCCGAGCAACGCCGATACATTTCTGTAA